ATGTCTTCGTCGTCACCGAGGGCGGCTATGCCAAGCGCACCGCCGTTGACCAGTACCGCGTTCAGGGTCGCGGCGGCCTCGGTATCAAGGTGGCGAAACTGAGCGACGATCGCGGGGGCCTCGCCGGCGCCCTCATCGTGGGCGACAATGATGAGGTTCTTGTGGTTATGGCCGGAGGCAAGGTGGTACGCTCCTCGGTGGCCGAAGTGCCCGCAAAAGGCCGCGACACCATGGGTGTCGTCTTCGCCCGCGCGGACGACGACGACCGCATCATCGCCATCGCGCGCAACAGTGAGCGAAATCTGGCGAGCACCGACGCCGATACGGTAGACACAACCGACGGCACCGAACCCGCAACCGACCCGGCTGCGGACGCTGGGAAGGACACCGCCTCGTGAGTACTGTCGCCGAGAAGCTGCAGCGTAAATCGCAGCGCACCGTGGGCGCCAAGCAGGTCCGGCTGAAGCTCGTTTACATCGACTTCTGGTCGGCCGTAAAGCTGTCGTTCCTCATCGCGCTGTGTGGCGCAATCGTGCTCGTCGTCGCCGCCTTCTTCATCTGGGTCGTGGTCTCAAGCCTGGGTGTCCTGGAACAGATCGATGGACTGTTCGGCGACATCCTCGGCGACGATGCGCCGAGGATCCTCGAACTCTTTTCACTCGGCCAGGTGATGCTGTTCGCGATCATCCTCGGCATCATCAACCTCGTGGCGATGACCGCCATCGGGGCGATCTCGGCGCTGCTGTACAACCTCAGCGTCAAGGTCACCGGCGGCCTGCTCGTCGGCTTCACCAACAACTAATCTCGACCCCCACGCGGCGGGCCCGGACGGCCCCGCCGAATTGGGGGAAGGCGACCGGGTCGTGTAGAGTCATCCCCGGTCTGAGGGGCTATAGCTCAGGCGGTTAGAGCGCTTCGCTGATAACGAAGAGGTCCCAGGTTCAAGTCCTGGTAGCCCCACTGCAATTTTCTGTCTCGCCGCCGCTCCTGCGGCGCGACCCCGCTCCCGCGAGACGAGCGCGGTCGTCTCGCTCCGCGGCCACGGCTAGACTGGAAACCCTCCGGGGCCTTAGCTCAATTGGTAGAGCGCCTGCTTTGCAAGCAGGAGGTCAGGGGTTCGATTCCCCTAGGCTCCACGTACACGCGTGAACCTGATTCGGTTCACGGGGGTTCGATTCCCCTAGGCTCCACAGCGTTGATTTCTGGCCGCGCCGCCGCTCCTGCGGCGCGGCGCGCTCCGGGCCACGAGCGCGGTCGCGGCCCTTCGCTCTCGCACGCTCGGACTAAGAAAAAAGCCCCCCGGTGTGAACCGAGGGGCTTTGTTCGATGAGGGGTCTAGGCGACGGGGGCCTCGACGGGCTCGTCCTCCACCCACAGGTCGTCGTCGGCGCGCAGCGTCTGG
The sequence above is a segment of the Microcella alkaliphila genome. Coding sequences within it:
- a CDS encoding DUF3566 domain-containing protein, producing the protein MSTVAEKLQRKSQRTVGAKQVRLKLVYIDFWSAVKLSFLIALCGAIVLVVAAFFIWVVVSSLGVLEQIDGLFGDILGDDAPRILELFSLGQVMLFAIILGIINLVAMTAIGAISALLYNLSVKVTGGLLVGFTNN